One Phalacrocorax carbo chromosome 12, bPhaCar2.1, whole genome shotgun sequence genomic window carries:
- the KIF11 gene encoding kinesin-like protein KIF11 isoform X1: MGLKIYWKRTLSSAENVPVQYVCVKDQTGRNGKKRLLVFQRCRLLYEPYEGVQSKRPFNASERKASSYAVVDCDQARKEVSVRTGGVTDKTSRKTYTFDMVFGAQAKQIDVYRSVVCPILDEVIMGYNCTVFAYGQTGTGKTFTMEGERSPNEEYTWEEDPLAGIIPRTLHQIFEKLTENGTEFSVKVSLLEIYNEELFDLLNPTPDVGERLQMFDDPRNKRGVIIKGLEEITVHNKNEVYQILERGAAKRTTAATYMNAYSSRSHSVFSITIHMKETTVDGEELVKIGKLNLVDLAGSENIGRSGAVDKRAREAGNINQSLLTLGRVITALVERAPHIPYRESKLTRILQDSLGGRTKTSIIATVSPASINLEETLSTLEYAHRAKNIMNKPEVNQKLTKKALIKEYTEEIERLKRDLAAAREKNGVYISLENYEALNGKLTVQEEQIAEYIDKITIMEEEVKRITELFTVSKNELERCKTDLQIKEKELEETQKDLQETKVHLAEEEYVVSVLENTEKKLHGTATELLGTVEETTKAVSGLHAKLDRKKAVDQHNAIVQNTFSGQMNVLFNKIQDSISENSLKQQEMLTSYTSFIGDLLCTSSSAADTLASVISASFASVKELVSTEVSHVSEKITQHENLSLDCKAELLRLIEEHTSGLGRALNSLTPMVEFVLGLNCQFQSNMKKYTAVAEKMEGHKKEMDTFFGDLSLTLKKLREETANVFAQLQNDCENLREEVEMMKLAHTKSAAELMSSLQSQLDLFAQETQKNLTNVLAKNGSLKTTITAVQENVHLKTTDLVSSTTSNHSKFIASLDNFSQELRIINGENKMMLEESTDHCHQLLGNLKNVSQDTDKWGEFATAQIVNFTNQQLLSFNDEKQQLQCLQKKNEENCDRAIAEIAGHIGRQKADEEKVLNGLLNEIKVDHETLLEQKLALNEEAQHGVTQVNRFLQEDLKVDIPTGTTPQRRDYFYPVTLVRTEPRERLLEQLRQKQLKLDAVLDSVTKEEEDNADQDLLEEEEGLQESSESFSSDKFSVDTNICCHANGGIPFFQHKRSHKKDKENKSAATVEKNKIEDMTEQFLPKSKPPLRSLN; the protein is encoded by the exons ATGGGACTGAAGATATATTGGAA GAGAACCCTGTCCTCAGCTGAGAATGTACCAGTacagtatgtgtgtgt AAAAGACCAAACAGgcagaaatgggaagaaaagacTTCTTGTGTTCCAGCGCTGCCGCCTTTTGTATGAACCGTACGAAGGAGTACAGAGCAAAAG GCCATTTAATGCCTCAGAACGTAAAGCAAGCTCCTATGCTGTTGTAGACTGCGACCAAGCCAGAAAGGAAGTTAGTGTCCGCACTGGAGGAGTGACAGATAAGACATCAAGAAAGACTTACACATTTGATATG GTTTTTGGAGCTCAGGCAAAGCAGATAGATGTATACCGGAGTGTTGTGTGTCCCATTTTGGATGAAGTTATTATGGGCTACAACTGTACAGTGTTTGC TTATGGCCAAACTGGTACTGGTAAGACCTTCACAATGGAAGGGGAGCGGTCACCCAATGAGGAATATACTTGGGAAGAG GATCCACTAGCGGGTATAATACCCCGTACATTGcatcaaatatttgaaaaactCACAGAGAACGGTACTGAATTTTCAGTGAAAGTCTCTCTTTTGGAAATCTATAATGAAGAGCTTTTTGATCTTCTGAATCCTACTCCTGATGTTGGAGAAAGACTACAGATGTTTGATGACCCTCGAAACAAG AGGGGTGTAATTATTAAAGGCTTGGAAGAAATAACTGTACACAACAAAAATGAAGTCTACCAAATCCTGGAAAGGGGTGCAGCAAAAAGAACGACTGCAGCTACTTACATGAATGCATATTCCAG CCGTTCCCATTCTGTGTTTTCAATTACCATCCATATGAAAGAAACGACTGTAGATGGAGAAGAACTTGTTAAAATTGGGAAGCTAAACTTG GTTGATCTTGCAGGAAGTGAAAACATTGGTCGATCTGGTGCAGTTGACAAAAGGGCTCGTGAAGCTGGAAATATCAACCAGTCTCTCCTGACACTAGGAAGAGTTATTACTGCTCTAGTAGAAAGAGCCCCACATATTCCATACAGGGAATCTAAACTCACAAGAATCCTTCAAGACTCTCTTGGAGGACGAACAAAAACATCAATAATTGCCACAGTTTCTCCTGCATCTATAAATCTTGAG GAAACGTTGAGTACACTGGAATATGCCCACAGAGCAAAGAACATAATGAACAAGCCTGAAGTTAATCAGAAGCTAACAAAAAAAGCTCTTATTAAG GAATATACTGAAGAAATTGAGCGTCTGAAGCGAGACCTTGCTGCTGCACGAGAAAAAAATGGAGTCTATATCTCCCTTGAAAATTATGA AGCCCTTAATGGAAAGCTGACGGTTCAGGAAGAACAAATCGCAGAGTATATTGACAAAATCACCATCATGGAGGAAGAAGTGAAAAGA ATCACTGAACTATTCACAGTTAGTAAAAATGAACTTGAACGGTGTAAAACAGATCTGCAAATCAAGGAGaaagaactggaagaaacacaaaaagatCTGCAAGAAACCAAGGTTCATCTGGCTGAAGAAGAATATGTGGtttcagttttggaaaacactgaaaaaaaacttcATGGCACAGCTACCGAG TTACTTGGTACAGTTGAAGAAACTACAAAAGCTGTATCTGGACTCCATGCGAAACTGGACCGTAAGAAGGCTGTTGATCAACACAATGCTATCgtacaaaatacattttcaggaCAAATGAATGTTTTGTTCAACAAAATACAAGATTCAATTAGTGAAAACAGTTTGAAGCAGCAAGAGATGTTGACATCTTACACAAGTTTTATAG GTGACCTGCTCTGTACCAGTTCCTCAGCAGCTGATACTCTTGCATCAGTCATATCAGCATCTTTTGCCTCTGTTAAAGAATTGGTGTCTACTGAAGTTTCTCACGTGTCTGAAAAAATAACACAACATGAGAATCTGTCACTTGATTGTAAAGCTGAGCTGCTGAGATTAATT GAGGAACATACATCTGGATTAGGAAGAGCATTAAATAGTTTGACACCTATGGTAGAATTTGTCTTGGGGCTAAACTGTCAGTTTCAGAGTAACATGAAGAAATATACTGCTGTGGCTGAGAAG ATGGAGGGtcataaaaaggaaatggaTACCTTCTTTGGAGATCTTTCTCTCACTCTGAAAAAATTACGGGAAGAAACAGCCAATGTTTTTGCTCAGCTTCAGAATGATTGTGAGAATTTAAGAGAGGAAGTGGAAATGATGAAGCTGGCACATACAAAG AGCGCAGCTGAATTAATGTCCTCACTGCAAAGCCAGCTTGACCTGTTTGCTCAGGAGACTCAGAAGAACTTAACTAATGTACTTGCAAAAAATGGAAGCTTGAAGACCACCATCACTGCTGTGCAAGAAAATGTTCACCT GAAAACTACAGACCTAGTCAGCAGTACAACTTCCAATCACAGCAAATTTATTGCATCTCTGGATAACTTCTCTCAAGAGCTCAGGATTATAAATGGTGAAAACAAGATGATGCTGGAAGAATCCACTGACCACTGTCATCAACTTCTTGGCAATCTCAAAAATGTGTCTCAGGATACTGATAAATGGGGTGAATTTGCAACTGCCCAGATAGTCAACTTTACCAATCAGCAGCTATTGTCTTTCAATGATGAGAAACAGCAACTTCAGTGTTTGCAAAAG aaaaatgaagaaaactgtgATAGAGCAATAGCTGAAATTGCTGGCCATATTGGCAGACAAAAGGCTGATGAGGAGAAAGTACTAAATGGCCTTCTTAATGAGATAAAGGTTGATCATGAGACACTTCTGGAGCAGAAGCTGGCACTTAATGAGGAAGCACAGCATGGAGTGACTCAGGTTAATCGTTTCCTGCAAGAGGATCTTAAAGTGGATATTCCAACAG GGACCACTCCACAGAGAAGAGACTACTTCTATCCAGTCACACTTGTGAGAACAGAACCCCGGGAACGTCTACTGGAGCAATTAAGGCAAAAGCAGCTAAAGCTTGATGCTGTGCTAGACAGTGtgacaaaggaggaggaggataatGCAGATCAG GACCTgttggaagaggaggaagggttGCAAGAATCCAGTGAAAGCTTTTCTAGTGACAAATTCTCAGTGGATACAAACATATGCTGCCATGCAAATGGTGGCATTCCCTTTTTCCAG CACAAAAGGAGTCACAAAAAGGATAAAGAGAACAAATCTGCAGCTACAGTGGAGAAGAACAAAATAGAGGATATGACGGAACAGTTTCTTCCCAAATCTAAGCCTCCTTTAAGATCACTGAACTAA
- the KIF11 gene encoding kinesin-like protein KIF11 isoform X2, with translation MASLSFQGGGGAKKEEKGKNIQVVVRCRPFNASERKASSYAVVDCDQARKEVSVRTGGVTDKTSRKTYTFDMVFGAQAKQIDVYRSVVCPILDEVIMGYNCTVFAYGQTGTGKTFTMEGERSPNEEYTWEEDPLAGIIPRTLHQIFEKLTENGTEFSVKVSLLEIYNEELFDLLNPTPDVGERLQMFDDPRNKRGVIIKGLEEITVHNKNEVYQILERGAAKRTTAATYMNAYSSRSHSVFSITIHMKETTVDGEELVKIGKLNLVDLAGSENIGRSGAVDKRAREAGNINQSLLTLGRVITALVERAPHIPYRESKLTRILQDSLGGRTKTSIIATVSPASINLEETLSTLEYAHRAKNIMNKPEVNQKLTKKALIKEYTEEIERLKRDLAAAREKNGVYISLENYEALNGKLTVQEEQIAEYIDKITIMEEEVKRITELFTVSKNELERCKTDLQIKEKELEETQKDLQETKVHLAEEEYVVSVLENTEKKLHGTATELLGTVEETTKAVSGLHAKLDRKKAVDQHNAIVQNTFSGQMNVLFNKIQDSISENSLKQQEMLTSYTSFIGDLLCTSSSAADTLASVISASFASVKELVSTEVSHVSEKITQHENLSLDCKAELLRLIEEHTSGLGRALNSLTPMVEFVLGLNCQFQSNMKKYTAVAEKMEGHKKEMDTFFGDLSLTLKKLREETANVFAQLQNDCENLREEVEMMKLAHTKSAAELMSSLQSQLDLFAQETQKNLTNVLAKNGSLKTTITAVQENVHLKTTDLVSSTTSNHSKFIASLDNFSQELRIINGENKMMLEESTDHCHQLLGNLKNVSQDTDKWGEFATAQIVNFTNQQLLSFNDEKQQLQCLQKKNEENCDRAIAEIAGHIGRQKADEEKVLNGLLNEIKVDHETLLEQKLALNEEAQHGVTQVNRFLQEDLKVDIPTGTTPQRRDYFYPVTLVRTEPRERLLEQLRQKQLKLDAVLDSVTKEEEDNADQDLLEEEEGLQESSESFSSDKFSVDTNICCHANGGIPFFQHKRSHKKDKENKSAATVEKNKIEDMTEQFLPKSKPPLRSLN, from the exons ATGGCTTCTCTCAGCTTCCAGGGCGGTGGTGGCGcgaagaaggaggagaagggcaAGAACATCCAGGTGGTGGTGCGGTGCAG GCCATTTAATGCCTCAGAACGTAAAGCAAGCTCCTATGCTGTTGTAGACTGCGACCAAGCCAGAAAGGAAGTTAGTGTCCGCACTGGAGGAGTGACAGATAAGACATCAAGAAAGACTTACACATTTGATATG GTTTTTGGAGCTCAGGCAAAGCAGATAGATGTATACCGGAGTGTTGTGTGTCCCATTTTGGATGAAGTTATTATGGGCTACAACTGTACAGTGTTTGC TTATGGCCAAACTGGTACTGGTAAGACCTTCACAATGGAAGGGGAGCGGTCACCCAATGAGGAATATACTTGGGAAGAG GATCCACTAGCGGGTATAATACCCCGTACATTGcatcaaatatttgaaaaactCACAGAGAACGGTACTGAATTTTCAGTGAAAGTCTCTCTTTTGGAAATCTATAATGAAGAGCTTTTTGATCTTCTGAATCCTACTCCTGATGTTGGAGAAAGACTACAGATGTTTGATGACCCTCGAAACAAG AGGGGTGTAATTATTAAAGGCTTGGAAGAAATAACTGTACACAACAAAAATGAAGTCTACCAAATCCTGGAAAGGGGTGCAGCAAAAAGAACGACTGCAGCTACTTACATGAATGCATATTCCAG CCGTTCCCATTCTGTGTTTTCAATTACCATCCATATGAAAGAAACGACTGTAGATGGAGAAGAACTTGTTAAAATTGGGAAGCTAAACTTG GTTGATCTTGCAGGAAGTGAAAACATTGGTCGATCTGGTGCAGTTGACAAAAGGGCTCGTGAAGCTGGAAATATCAACCAGTCTCTCCTGACACTAGGAAGAGTTATTACTGCTCTAGTAGAAAGAGCCCCACATATTCCATACAGGGAATCTAAACTCACAAGAATCCTTCAAGACTCTCTTGGAGGACGAACAAAAACATCAATAATTGCCACAGTTTCTCCTGCATCTATAAATCTTGAG GAAACGTTGAGTACACTGGAATATGCCCACAGAGCAAAGAACATAATGAACAAGCCTGAAGTTAATCAGAAGCTAACAAAAAAAGCTCTTATTAAG GAATATACTGAAGAAATTGAGCGTCTGAAGCGAGACCTTGCTGCTGCACGAGAAAAAAATGGAGTCTATATCTCCCTTGAAAATTATGA AGCCCTTAATGGAAAGCTGACGGTTCAGGAAGAACAAATCGCAGAGTATATTGACAAAATCACCATCATGGAGGAAGAAGTGAAAAGA ATCACTGAACTATTCACAGTTAGTAAAAATGAACTTGAACGGTGTAAAACAGATCTGCAAATCAAGGAGaaagaactggaagaaacacaaaaagatCTGCAAGAAACCAAGGTTCATCTGGCTGAAGAAGAATATGTGGtttcagttttggaaaacactgaaaaaaaacttcATGGCACAGCTACCGAG TTACTTGGTACAGTTGAAGAAACTACAAAAGCTGTATCTGGACTCCATGCGAAACTGGACCGTAAGAAGGCTGTTGATCAACACAATGCTATCgtacaaaatacattttcaggaCAAATGAATGTTTTGTTCAACAAAATACAAGATTCAATTAGTGAAAACAGTTTGAAGCAGCAAGAGATGTTGACATCTTACACAAGTTTTATAG GTGACCTGCTCTGTACCAGTTCCTCAGCAGCTGATACTCTTGCATCAGTCATATCAGCATCTTTTGCCTCTGTTAAAGAATTGGTGTCTACTGAAGTTTCTCACGTGTCTGAAAAAATAACACAACATGAGAATCTGTCACTTGATTGTAAAGCTGAGCTGCTGAGATTAATT GAGGAACATACATCTGGATTAGGAAGAGCATTAAATAGTTTGACACCTATGGTAGAATTTGTCTTGGGGCTAAACTGTCAGTTTCAGAGTAACATGAAGAAATATACTGCTGTGGCTGAGAAG ATGGAGGGtcataaaaaggaaatggaTACCTTCTTTGGAGATCTTTCTCTCACTCTGAAAAAATTACGGGAAGAAACAGCCAATGTTTTTGCTCAGCTTCAGAATGATTGTGAGAATTTAAGAGAGGAAGTGGAAATGATGAAGCTGGCACATACAAAG AGCGCAGCTGAATTAATGTCCTCACTGCAAAGCCAGCTTGACCTGTTTGCTCAGGAGACTCAGAAGAACTTAACTAATGTACTTGCAAAAAATGGAAGCTTGAAGACCACCATCACTGCTGTGCAAGAAAATGTTCACCT GAAAACTACAGACCTAGTCAGCAGTACAACTTCCAATCACAGCAAATTTATTGCATCTCTGGATAACTTCTCTCAAGAGCTCAGGATTATAAATGGTGAAAACAAGATGATGCTGGAAGAATCCACTGACCACTGTCATCAACTTCTTGGCAATCTCAAAAATGTGTCTCAGGATACTGATAAATGGGGTGAATTTGCAACTGCCCAGATAGTCAACTTTACCAATCAGCAGCTATTGTCTTTCAATGATGAGAAACAGCAACTTCAGTGTTTGCAAAAG aaaaatgaagaaaactgtgATAGAGCAATAGCTGAAATTGCTGGCCATATTGGCAGACAAAAGGCTGATGAGGAGAAAGTACTAAATGGCCTTCTTAATGAGATAAAGGTTGATCATGAGACACTTCTGGAGCAGAAGCTGGCACTTAATGAGGAAGCACAGCATGGAGTGACTCAGGTTAATCGTTTCCTGCAAGAGGATCTTAAAGTGGATATTCCAACAG GGACCACTCCACAGAGAAGAGACTACTTCTATCCAGTCACACTTGTGAGAACAGAACCCCGGGAACGTCTACTGGAGCAATTAAGGCAAAAGCAGCTAAAGCTTGATGCTGTGCTAGACAGTGtgacaaaggaggaggaggataatGCAGATCAG GACCTgttggaagaggaggaagggttGCAAGAATCCAGTGAAAGCTTTTCTAGTGACAAATTCTCAGTGGATACAAACATATGCTGCCATGCAAATGGTGGCATTCCCTTTTTCCAG CACAAAAGGAGTCACAAAAAGGATAAAGAGAACAAATCTGCAGCTACAGTGGAGAAGAACAAAATAGAGGATATGACGGAACAGTTTCTTCCCAAATCTAAGCCTCCTTTAAGATCACTGAACTAA